A single genomic interval of Antechinus flavipes isolate AdamAnt ecotype Samford, QLD, Australia chromosome 1, AdamAnt_v2, whole genome shotgun sequence harbors:
- the TICAM1 gene encoding TIR domain-containing adapter molecule 1, whose protein sequence is MGEDIPSLKGAFDILNQAGQDKLLYLKHKLKLLQPSSKGSGLLHAMVLLTLGQKTEARILLDSLRGDKAALFVARTWEGPEPDQVDLLPSEEQTDIRLAVARIYQLLLEEKLCEASARNQAYYAALQTLSQCHDPRLDSVWAEVQFQGSRDACGTKSFQTLRSDMSCLPVSPEPSSRISSQPWPIRVRSDVLATGSLPLTLRSTGSPASFPSKLDISQSPTLAFQTNQPQKGGPKGPSKLCGNPQTDSTEASGPEEVSRWPCLDPAASLSGQLDSSVSVVSGPQAPSPSTPPSPAPSVAPETSRHSVEYNEALSDPSSPEPILTKAAEILESFAVLPGLPPVSAPLAREEKATLLSAEEGDFPKKASSPRPPVPPQDPSPFLSSPLPSGPELDTGQRFFSFVILHAQEDEAIAFRVRDTLESLGVPDGATFCEEFQLPGRFELRCLQDAIDNSAFTVLLLTRHFNCHMSLYQVNMALTNSITRKEKENSVIPFFPRESTLKSTQVSPLLRGLVSLDENSPVFSKKVKNTFNSRKLQAQREVWKKQQEIQAIQEQTLQMVEDRKRVSQKKDALSDYTHQYKLLQQQLQSFHLTVPNQASFAYGYSMPLLPPWPHGLSSHFAPAPSVLPASQFIPPMPTPDPSSAPQLDPQSAGAQPLIIHNAHMVQLGLNNYMWGQKEGQGPSEEERTEED, encoded by the coding sequence GATCCTCCTGGACTCCCTGAGGGGAGATAAGGCGGCACTCTTCGTGGCTAGGACCTGGGAAGGCCCCGAGCCCGACCAGGTGGACCTTTTGCCATCCGAGGAGCAGACGGACATCCGATTGGCTGTTGCCCGCATTTACCAGTTACTTCTTGAAGAGAAACTATGTGAAGCTTCGGCCCGGAATCAGGCCTACTATGCTGCTCTCCAGACCCTCAGCCAGTGTCACGACCCTCGGTTGGACAGTGTCTGGGCTGAGGTCCAGTTCCAGGGCAGCCGTGATGCCTGTGGAACCAAGAGTTTCCAGACCCTCAGGTCAGACATGAGCTGCCTTCCAGTGTCCCCAGAGCCTTCCTCTAGGATCAGTAGTCAACCCTGGCCTATCAGGGTGAGGTCAGACGTCCTGGCAACTGGGTCACTTCCCCTGACCTTACGATCTACTGGTAGTCCTGCCTCTTTCCCCAGCAAACTGGATATCAGTCAGTCCCCCACTTTGGCCTTCCAAACCAACCAGCCCCAGAAAGGGGGTCCTAAAGGCCCCAGTAAACTGTGTGGAAACCCTCAGACAGATTCCACAGAGGCCTCTGGACCAGAGGAGGTGAGCCGCTGGCCTTGCTTGGACCCAGCTGCCTCACTCTCCGGACAGCTGGACAGCTCAGTCTCAGTGGTTTCTGGTCCTCAGGCTCCCAGCCCTTCCACGCCCCCATCTCCTGCACCCTCAGTGGCCCCAGAGACCAGCAGACATTCTGTGGAATATAATGAAGCACTTTCCGACCCCTCGTCTCCAGAGCCCATCTTGACAAAGGCTGCAGAAATTCTTGAGAGTTTTGCGGTGCTCCCCGGATTGCCCCCCGTGTCAGCCCCTCTTGCTAGGGAAGAGAAGGCTACCTTACTCTCTGCAGAAGAGGGTGATTTTCCCAAGAAGGCCTCCAGTCCCAGGCCTCCCGTCCCCCCCCAGGATCCTTCTCCATTCCTATCATCCCCACTGCCTTCAGGACCTGAGCTAGACACGGGACAGCGTTTCTTCAGCTTTGTGATCCTCCACGCCCAGGAGGACGAAGCCATCGCCTTTCGGGTCCGGGACACCCTGGAGAGCCTGGGCGTACCCGACGGAGCCACGTTCTGTGAGGAATTCCAGCTCCCCGGCCGTTTTGAGCTCCGGTGCTTACAAGATGCCATCGACAACTCGGCCTTTACGGTGCTCCTGCTCACCAGGCACTTCAATTGCCACATGAGCCTCTACCAGGTGAATATGGCATTAACAAACTCCAtcacaaggaaggaaaaagagaactccgtcattcccttctttccccgGGAGAGCACACTGAAATCTACCCAGGTCTCCCCACTGCTGAGGGGCCTGGTAAGTCTGGATGAGAATTCTCCTGTGTTTTCCAAAAAAGTCAAAAACACCTTCAACTCTCGGAAGCTGCAAGCCCAGAGGGAGGTGTGGAAGAAACAACAGGAAATTCAGGCGATCCAGGAGCAGACCCTGCAGATGGTAGAGGACAGGAAGAGGGTCTCTCAGAAGAAGGACGCCCTCTCTGACTATACACACCAGTATAAACTTCTGCAACAACAGTTACAGAGCTTTCACCTTACAGTCCCGAATCAAGCATCCTTTGCTTATGGCTACAGCATGCCGCTGCTACCTCCTTGGCCACACGGGCTCTCTTCCCACTTTGCTCCTGCTCCCTCAGTTTTGCCGGCCAGTCAGTTTATCCCACCTATGCCCACCCCTGACCCCAGCTCAGCCCCTCAGCTGGACCCTCAGAGTGCTGGAGCCCAGCCTCTTATCATCCATAATGCTCACATGGTACAATTGGGTCTCAACAACTACATGTGGGGCCAGAAGGAAGGGCAAGGTCCTAGTGAGGAAGAGAGAACTGAGGAAGACTGA